A DNA window from Primulina tabacum isolate GXHZ01 chromosome 12, ASM2559414v2, whole genome shotgun sequence contains the following coding sequences:
- the LOC142520202 gene encoding uncharacterized protein LOC142520202, translating to MKGKLAPRYVGPYEILQRIGTLAYRLALPPSLSRIHYVFHVSMLRKYEPDPSHVLDISEVHLDPDVFYVERPVCILDRSERKLRSKLIPMVKVQWEHRGVEEAILETEWHMRDLNPYLFLWYDVSLFMHVITVVD from the coding sequence ATGAAAGGAAAGTTGGCACCGAGgtatgttggtccatatgagatattgCAGCGGATAGGAACTTTGGCTTATCGATTGGCtctacctccatctttatctCGTATTCATTATGTGTTCCATGTGTCGATGTTGCGAAAGTATGAGCCAGACCCTTCACATGTGTTGGATATTTCTGAGGTTCACTTAGATCCTGATGTGTTTTATGTTGAGAGAccagtttgtattttggatAGATCTGAACGGAAGCTTCGTAGTAAGCTTATACCGATGGTGAAGGTTCAGTGGGAGCATAGAGGTGTCGAAGAGGCCATTTTGGAGACAGAGTGGCATATGAGGGATCTCAACCCCTACTTATTCTTATGGTATGACGTatctttatttatgcatgttattactGTTGTTGATTAA